One stretch of Amycolatopsis tolypomycina DNA includes these proteins:
- a CDS encoding MFS transporter gives MRTSVFTRSGDGGDEVTTRATPRLRAVLANREFRALWFAETQSMLGDQLTIVALAILIFDRTGSPLLSAVVYSLTFLPALAGGLGLSQLADRYPRRAVLATGSFAQAVLIGLMAVPGMPMGWLFVLFVFARLANAPCNAAQNALGREIFADDDVYLQSQDLRGITNNTAMLAGLAAGGLLVTTIGTSWALAIDALTFVIATVAVRLLVLRRPAAGNGGAPWFGAVRQVFGDERLRVLLYLSWLVGLAVIPEGLAAPLAAQLGVGDQAVGWLLAADPLGFVVGTFLLSRFVSTEHRRKLLGVLAALPLAALAAFALKPNLAVALVLLALAGATGAYVITVTATFITWVPNDIRGSAGGLYRTGLRVAQGLGVGVGGLVAQALGSANTTIALAGAVGLLVAVPVALSWRRVGSTEPEPGSS, from the coding sequence ATGCGGACGTCCGTGTTCACTCGATCGGGGGACGGTGGTGACGAGGTGACGACGCGTGCGACACCCCGGCTCCGGGCCGTCCTGGCCAACCGCGAATTCCGCGCGCTGTGGTTCGCCGAGACGCAGTCGATGCTCGGTGACCAGCTCACCATCGTCGCGCTGGCCATCCTGATCTTCGACCGGACCGGGTCGCCGCTGCTGTCGGCCGTCGTCTACTCCCTGACGTTCCTGCCCGCGCTCGCCGGCGGGCTCGGCCTGTCCCAGCTCGCCGACCGGTACCCGCGGCGCGCGGTGCTCGCGACCGGCTCGTTCGCGCAGGCGGTGCTGATCGGGCTGATGGCCGTGCCCGGGATGCCGATGGGCTGGCTGTTCGTCCTCTTCGTCTTCGCCCGGCTGGCGAACGCGCCGTGCAACGCGGCGCAGAACGCGCTGGGCCGGGAGATCTTCGCCGACGACGACGTCTACCTGCAGAGCCAGGACCTGCGCGGGATCACGAACAACACGGCGATGCTGGCCGGCCTGGCCGCCGGCGGCCTCCTCGTGACCACCATCGGGACGTCGTGGGCGCTGGCGATCGACGCGCTCACGTTCGTGATCGCCACCGTCGCGGTGCGGCTGCTGGTGCTGCGGCGGCCCGCGGCGGGCAACGGCGGCGCCCCGTGGTTCGGCGCCGTCCGGCAGGTTTTCGGCGACGAACGGCTGCGGGTGCTGCTCTACCTGTCGTGGCTCGTCGGCCTGGCGGTGATCCCGGAGGGTCTCGCGGCGCCGCTCGCCGCACAGCTGGGCGTGGGTGACCAGGCTGTCGGCTGGCTGCTGGCCGCCGACCCGCTGGGTTTCGTGGTCGGGACGTTCCTGCTTTCGCGGTTCGTCTCGACGGAACACCGCCGCAAGCTGCTGGGGGTGCTGGCCGCCCTGCCGCTGGCCGCGCTCGCGGCCTTCGCGCTGAAGCCGAACCTGGCGGTGGCGCTGGTCCTGCTCGCGCTGGCCGGGGCGACCGGCGCGTACGTCATCACGGTGACGGCCACGTTCATCACGTGGGTGCCCAACGACATCCGGGGCAGCGCCGGCGGGCTCTACCGCACGGGGCTGCGGGTCGCGCAGGGCCTCGGAGTGGGGGTCGGCGGGCTGGTCGCGCAGGCGCTCGGTTCGGCGAACACGACCATCGCGCTCGCCGGGGCGGTGGGACTGCTCGTGGCCGTCCCGGTCGCGTTGTCCTGGCGCCGGGTGGGGAGCACGGAACCGGAGCCGGGGTCGTCATGA